A DNA window from Buttiauxella agrestis contains the following coding sequences:
- a CDS encoding TetR/AcrR family transcriptional regulator, producing MARPKSEDKKLALLEAATIAIGQSGIVASTAQIARAAGVAEGTLFRYFATKDDLLNELYLHLKQGLLFAMQENLDRTLKDPKEYTRYIWNSYIDWAIANPQAHRAIRQLAVSDKIDEETKQKVAELFPEMHEICSQSILKAFQNGPYRAFSDAIFSSLAETTMEFASREPERAGDYKALGFETMWRALAN from the coding sequence GTGGCTCGTCCGAAGAGTGAAGATAAAAAACTAGCGTTACTGGAAGCGGCGACAATCGCTATTGGCCAGTCGGGTATTGTGGCGTCAACCGCGCAGATTGCCCGTGCCGCAGGTGTCGCTGAAGGCACGCTGTTCCGCTATTTTGCCACCAAGGACGATTTGCTAAACGAGCTATATCTGCATTTGAAGCAAGGTTTGCTTTTTGCGATGCAGGAAAATCTCGACCGCACGTTAAAAGACCCAAAAGAGTACACCCGCTATATCTGGAACAGTTACATCGACTGGGCTATCGCTAATCCGCAAGCGCATCGGGCGATTCGTCAGCTGGCTGTGAGTGACAAGATTGACGAAGAAACCAAGCAGAAAGTGGCGGAGTTGTTCCCTGAAATGCACGAGATCTGCTCACAATCGATATTGAAGGCTTTTCAAAATGGCCCATACCGCGCGTTTAGTGATGCCATATTTTCTTCGCTGGCAGAAACGACAATGGAGTTCGCCAGCCGCGAACCTGAACGTGCTGGCGATTATAAAGCTTTAGGCTTTGAAACGATGTGGCGAGCCTTAGCAAACTAG